One window from the genome of Bartonella sp. WD16.2 encodes:
- a CDS encoding aspartate carbamoyltransferase catalytic subunit produces MTQNTLFPIFPYRHLLGIKGLNVQDLITLLDRADANITFSKTIDKKKSTLYGRTQINLFFETSTRTQSSFELAGKRLGANVMNMAINNSSVKKGETLIDTAITLNAMNPDILIIRHNCAGAAALLAQKVDCCVINAGDGAHEHPTQALLDALTIRRIKGRIEGLTVAICGDILHSRVARSNIISLNALGAHVRVVAPSTLLPTGIADMSVEVFNTMKEGLKGADVIMMLRLQRERMVGAFIPSVREYFHHFGLHKENLAYAKNDCIVMHPGPINRGVEIASDIADGAQSVIHTQVKMGIAVRMAVMEALLDSRHNWSGEKK; encoded by the coding sequence ATGACTCAAAATACTCTTTTTCCGATTTTCCCCTACCGTCATCTTTTAGGTATTAAAGGTTTAAATGTACAAGACCTTATCACACTGCTTGATCGTGCAGATGCAAATATTACTTTTTCCAAGACAATTGATAAAAAAAAATCCACACTGTATGGGCGTACCCAAATTAATCTTTTCTTTGAAACCTCCACGCGAACACAATCCTCATTCGAACTAGCTGGTAAGCGATTAGGAGCAAACGTGATGAATATGGCTATCAATAATTCATCCGTCAAAAAAGGAGAAACATTGATTGATACGGCAATAACTCTTAATGCAATGAATCCGGATATTCTTATCATTCGCCATAATTGCGCCGGAGCAGCTGCTCTTTTAGCACAAAAAGTTGATTGTTGTGTCATTAATGCAGGCGATGGTGCACATGAACACCCAACACAAGCTTTATTAGATGCTCTGACTATTCGAAGAATAAAAGGACGTATTGAAGGATTAACTGTTGCAATTTGTGGAGATATTTTGCATTCACGTGTCGCGCGTTCCAATATTATTAGCCTTAACGCTTTAGGAGCACATGTTCGTGTTGTTGCTCCTTCAACACTTCTGCCAACTGGAATAGCAGATATGAGCGTTGAAGTTTTTAACACAATGAAAGAAGGTCTTAAAGGTGCTGATGTTATCATGATGTTACGCTTACAACGCGAACGTATGGTAGGTGCTTTTATTCCTTCCGTTCGTGAATATTTTCATCATTTTGGTTTACATAAAGAAAATTTGGCTTATGCAAAAAATGATTGCATCGTCATGCATCCTGGCCCAATAAACCGTGGTGTAGAAATTGCTTCTGACATAGCAGATGGAGCACAAAGTGTGATCCACACACAAGTAAAAATGGGAATCGCCGTGCGCATGGCCGTTATGGAAGCACTGCTTGATTCGCGTCATAATTGGAGTGGAGAAAAGAAATGA
- a CDS encoding acyl-CoA dehydrogenase family protein, protein MSALFMQNGHRKNAFLSDTLMFRIASNLPTSLLASFEEIGAFVASHEARDLSRLANHYRPILRSNNEWSQLTEQLEIHPTYHTLQRYSRQVGLSTSLWENITSENGIRYQARAIRLALSAGLETGHLNEVMITSAAIAVLIGDVELFKRWRNVLLSRQYDLSLKPINDKKSASLTCAFDNVAKSEKYLSSFPIAQKVSFDEKMGRDLYHLNSVKTNVINPMVDGYLVSAEIDGYLSCFLVPRMQENGVLNNISVDYLLQRSGECSVPEGIVHFQGSYGWLLGNIGEGAKIIKDIETMMRFDQSVVSTGVLRAALQFGVDFFRQKMPNQPLPPLTERIFADIALDIAASQALVLRLAQAFDNATNSRSEAAFARIMTPIIACHVNQLVVPIVSEIIAQLGLESFVEGNPLSQMLHDGSARVVRNNDSNQLVKDAILIANKAPGLFQQLLEKIATDIGPAGPRAVEIIKSAIHMASTNEGAGRFFVEQVAYAAATAALRYKEMEYIINAYMESRLGGQWRLSYGMMIARYNPGQLLEILYPSV, encoded by the coding sequence ATGAGTGCTCTGTTTATGCAGAATGGCCACCGAAAGAATGCGTTTCTTAGTGATACACTTATGTTTCGTATTGCATCTAATTTGCCTACATCTTTATTAGCAAGTTTTGAAGAAATAGGAGCATTTGTGGCTAGCCATGAAGCACGAGATCTTTCCCGTTTAGCAAATCACTATCGACCAATATTACGCTCTAATAACGAATGGAGCCAATTGACAGAACAGTTAGAAATCCACCCCACTTATCATACCCTTCAAAGATATTCTAGACAAGTGGGGTTAAGTACTTCACTATGGGAAAATATAACTTCGGAAAATGGAATACGTTATCAGGCACGTGCTATTCGTTTGGCTTTATCTGCTGGTTTGGAAACCGGACATTTGAATGAGGTTATGATAACAAGTGCAGCTATTGCGGTATTAATTGGTGATGTTGAGTTATTTAAAAGATGGCGAAATGTACTCTTGTCACGTCAATATGATTTATCTCTCAAGCCTATTAATGATAAAAAAAGTGCTTCTCTTACTTGTGCTTTTGATAATGTTGCAAAAAGTGAAAAGTATCTTTCTAGTTTTCCAATTGCTCAGAAAGTTTCTTTTGATGAGAAGATGGGGCGTGATCTGTATCATTTAAATAGTGTAAAAACCAATGTTATTAATCCGATGGTTGATGGATATCTTGTCAGTGCGGAAATAGATGGTTATTTAAGCTGCTTTTTAGTTCCACGCATGCAAGAAAATGGTGTACTAAATAATATCTCGGTTGATTATTTATTACAACGTTCTGGAGAATGTTCAGTCCCAGAGGGAATTGTCCATTTCCAGGGTAGTTATGGTTGGCTTTTAGGAAATATTGGGGAGGGGGCTAAAATAATTAAAGATATAGAAACTATGATGCGCTTCGATCAGTCTGTGGTATCAACAGGTGTTCTGCGTGCAGCACTTCAATTTGGTGTGGATTTTTTTCGGCAAAAAATGCCAAACCAACCTTTACCACCACTAACAGAGCGTATTTTTGCTGATATTGCACTTGATATTGCTGCTTCACAAGCATTGGTTTTACGTTTAGCGCAGGCGTTTGATAATGCTACAAATAGTCGTTCTGAAGCAGCTTTTGCACGCATCATGACACCTATTATTGCTTGTCATGTAAATCAATTGGTTGTTCCTATTGTTAGTGAAATTATTGCACAGCTTGGTTTAGAAAGTTTTGTGGAAGGTAATCCGTTATCACAAATGTTACATGATGGATCTGCTCGGGTAGTTAGAAATAACGATTCTAATCAATTGGTAAAGGACGCAATCCTTATAGCTAATAAAGCACCAGGATTATTTCAGCAACTGTTAGAAAAAATTGCAACTGATATTGGACCAGCAGGTCCACGAGCAGTTGAAATTATCAAGTCTGCTATCCATATGGCTTCAACAAATGAAGGAGCAGGCCGTTTTTTTGTTGAGCAAGTGGCATATGCTGCTGCAACTGCAGCATTACGTTATAAGGAAATGGAATATATTATAAACGCTTATATGGAAAGCCGCCTTGGAGGACAATGGAGATTATCCTATGGTATGATGATTGCACGATATAATCCCGGACAATTATTGGAGATCCTTTATCCTTCTGTGTGA
- the ruvX gene encoding Holliday junction resolvase RuvX: MAVINIHEITTHLLPKQTVVGLDLGAKTIGIAISDISLTLSHPRPIIQRKKFTLDALTLVQTFNKENVGVAVIGLPVNMDGSNGSRVQATRTFVSNMGTYTKIPFVFWDERLSTIAAQRSLLEMDVSRAKRAARIDSAAAAFILQGVLDRIQNLNHTEG, encoded by the coding sequence ATGGCTGTCATTAACATACATGAAATTACTACACATCTTTTACCCAAACAAACAGTAGTAGGTTTGGATTTGGGTGCAAAAACTATCGGAATTGCTATTTCTGATATCAGTTTAACTCTTTCACATCCACGCCCTATCATTCAACGGAAAAAATTTACATTAGATGCCCTTACACTTGTCCAAACCTTTAATAAAGAAAATGTAGGGGTTGCTGTTATTGGTTTACCTGTTAACATGGATGGAAGTAACGGCTCTCGTGTTCAAGCAACCCGAACTTTTGTTAGTAATATGGGAACATATACAAAAATTCCATTTGTTTTTTGGGACGAACGATTGTCAACAATTGCTGCACAACGCTCCCTTTTAGAAATGGATGTATCGCGCGCCAAAAGAGCAGCCCGCATTGATTCTGCAGCTGCTGCTTTTATATTACAAGGCGTTCTTGATAGAATTCAGAACCTAAATCACACAGAAGGATAA
- the gatC gene encoding Asp-tRNA(Asn)/Glu-tRNA(Gln) amidotransferase subunit GatC translates to MSVDNKTVKRVARLARIAIHDDEIERMTKEFNAILEFVEQLNEVDINGVEPLTSIMPMALRVREDSITDGNKAAEIVANAPVTEENFFLVSKVVE, encoded by the coding sequence ATGTCTGTTGATAATAAGACAGTCAAAAGGGTGGCACGTTTAGCACGTATTGCTATCCATGATGATGAAATAGAACGCATGACAAAGGAATTTAATGCCATTTTAGAGTTTGTAGAACAACTTAATGAAGTTGATATTAATGGAGTTGAACCATTAACATCAATAATGCCTATGGCTTTGCGAGTGCGTGAAGATAGTATCACAGATGGTAATAAAGCTGCAGAAATTGTGGCAAATGCACCTGTAACAGAAGAAAATTTCTTTCTTGTTTCGAAGGTCGTCGAGTAA